A stretch of DNA from Lotus japonicus ecotype B-129 chromosome 4, LjGifu_v1.2:
GAACTCACACACCTTGATCTCTCTCAGAACACACTCTTTGGAGGGATTCCTGAGGATTTGAGGCGCTGCCAAAAGCTGGTTCATCTCAACCTGTCACATAATATTCTTGATGGGGTGCTGAATTTGACCGGGTTCACAGGCTTGGAAACACTTGACTTGTCCATGAATAGATTTCAAGGGGAGCTTGGGTTGAATTTCAATTTCCCTGCCATTTGTGGAAATTTAGTCACTTTGAATGTCTCAGGTAATAACTTAACTGGTGGGGTTGGTGATGGATTTGATCAGTGTCACAAGCTGCAGTACTTGGATTTGAGCACCAATAATCTAAGCGGGGGCATGTGGATGAGATTTGCAAGGCTCAGACAGTTCTCGGTCGCGGAGAATCATCTCACCGAGACCGTTCCTTCAGAAGCTTTTCCGTCGAATTGTAGCCTTGAACTACTAGACCTTTCTCAGAATGGGTTTGTTGGTGAGGCTCCAAAAGGGGTTGCTAATTGCAAGAATTTAACCATTCTGAATCTTTCTAGCAACAATTTTACAGGTGACATTCCCATTGAAATGGGGTCTATTTCTGGCCTCAAAGCACTGTACTTGGGGGGGAACAACTTTTCAAGAGATATTCCAGAAACCCTTGTGAACTTGAGCAATTTGGTTTTCTTGGATTTGAGTAGAAACAGATTTGGTGGGGACATACAAGAGATATTTGGGAAATTCAATCAGGTAAGCTTTCTTCTATTGCACTCCAATTCCTACACTGGAGGATTGAGATCATCAGGAATTCTTACCTTGCCAAAAGTTGAGAGGTTAGACCTAAGCTTCAACAACTTTTCAGGTCCATTACCTGCTGAAATATCTCAGATGTCAAGTCTGAAATTTTTAATGTTATCACATAACCAGTTCAATGGCTCTATTCCACCTGAATTTGGAAACATGACTCACCTTCAAGCACTTGACCTATCCTTGAACAATCTGAGTGGGGCAATACCACCAAGCCTTGGAAACTTGAATTCCCTTTTATGGTTGATGCTTGCAGATAACTCATTAACTGGAGGAATCCCCCCAGAGTTGGGAAACTGCTCAAGTTTGTTGTGGTTAAACCTTGCTAATAATAGGCTCACCGGAAAGTTTCCTCCTGAATTGTCCCAAATTGGAAGGAATGCAATGATAACATTTGAATCAAATAGGCAAAATGATCGAATCACTGCTGGCTCTGGTGAGTGTTTGGCAATGAAGAGATGGATACCTGCAGATTACCCTCCATTCAGCTTTGTCTATGACATCTTGACAAGGAAAAATTGTAGAGGCCTTTGGGATAAATTGCTCAAAGGATATGGCATTTTCCCCTTTTGCACACCAGGGTCCTCCTTTCAGACAGCTCAGATATCAGGCTATGTTCAGTTAATGGGGAACCAGCTCAGTGGCGAAATCCCTTCAGAGATTGGCTCAATGGTGAACTTCAGCATGCTGCACTTGGGCTACAACAATTTCTCTGGGAAACTCCCACCACAGCTGGGAGGTATTCCACTTGTGGTCTTGAACATGACTAGAAACAAATTTTCAGGTGAAATCCCTTCAGAACTTGGCAACATGAAATGCATGCAGATGCTGGACTTGTCTTTCAACAATTTCTCTAAGACTTTTCCCACAAGTTTGAACAGATTGGCTCAGCTTAACAAGTTCAACATCTCCTACAACCCCTTCATATCTGGTCCGGTCCCATCAACCGGACAATTTGTTACTTTTGATAAATATGCTTACATAGGAGACCCCCTCTTGATCCTTCCCCGTTTCATTGAAAACACTACAAATAACAGAAACACAACCCTTCAAAAAGACCACAAAAGGCAAACAAAGTTGTCTGTGTTTTTGGTGTTTGTAGCCATAACACTTGTTTTCATGGTGGTTGGGCTTCTTACTATTGTAATTTGTGTATTGGTGAAAAGTCCATCAGATGAACCAGGATATCTCTTGAAGGAGACAGCAAAAGAGTGGCATGAATTAACCAGCTCCGGATCCTCATCACCATGGTTGTCTGATACAGTTAAGGTGATCCGGTTGAACAAGACAGTGTTCACCTATGATGACATTTTGAAAGCAACAGGAAGCTTCTCAGAGAGAAGAATCATAGGAAAAGGAGGGTTTGGAACAGTATACAGAGGAGTGTTTCCAGATGGGAAAGAAGTGGCAGTGAAGAAGCTTCAAAGGgaaggacttgaaggtgaaaaGGAGTTCAAAGCTGAAATGGAGGTCTTAAGTGGAGATGGGTTTGGTTGGCCTCATCCAAATCTTGTCACACTCTATGGTTGGTGTTTAAACGGTTCACAGAAGATACTTGTATATGAGTACATACAAGGTGGAAGCTTGGAGGATCTAGTAACTGATAGGACACGTTTTTCATGGAAAAGGAGGCTGCAAGTAGCAACTGATGTGGCTAGAGCATTAGTCTATTTACACCATGAGTGCTATCCTTCAATTGTGCATAGAGATGTGAAGGCTAGCAATGTTTTGCTAGAGAAAGATGGGAAGGCCAAAGTTACAGACTTTGGGCTTGCAAGAGTGGTTGATGTAGGGGATAGCCATGTGAGCACCATGGTGGCTGGGACAGTGGGTTATGTTGCGCCGGAATATGGACAGACGTGGCAAGCCACCACGAAAGGCGATGTTTACAGTTTTGGGGTGCTGGTTATGGAGCTTGCGACAGCGAGGCGCGCTGTGGATGGAGGGGAAGAGTGTTTGGTGGAATGGGCTAGGCGTGTGACGCGTCATGGGTCGAGCCGCCGCTCTGTGCCAGTTTTGCTCATGGGTACTGGACTTGTTGGTGGGGTGGAGGAGATGGGTGAGTTGCTGAGAATTGGTGTGAAGTGTACTTCTGAGGTGCCTCATGCTAGACCTAACATGAAGGAAGTTCTGGCTATGTTGGTTAAGATATCTAACCTCAGAGGGGACTCTAGTTATTGACACCTTGTTCAGTCATTTGAGTTTAGGAAATTGAAGGGTCTGGGAAAAAAATGTGCATAGTTTGAACTGTTACATAGTTTACAcagaaaaattaataatatcatGAACAGATGATTCTTCTATTGTATACAGAAAATTCATCCATTTATATGTGGAGATAGTTGCTCAATTTTGTCTTGTAACATTTATTCttagtgattttacttttgatttAGAAATAATCACTTGAGTTCTTACTTATTTTTGTCTTAAATTTGTAAATTTGCACAGAAACATTCACTAAGTCGTTAATGTAAAAAGGATCATGAGAGAAAGTAAACGATGTCAAGAGCCTTGAGGCAAACAAGTTAGAGTGATATTGAGTAGAATAACCTCAAGAACCCTGCTTCTCCAACTAAACATGTACACAAACATTCACTAAGATTTACAAAACTAGTTCTTTAAAGCATAAATAGGCTATTCTGGTTTTCATAGCCTGTGATTTCATTGATTTGATGACATGTATCACACTAGCTGTCATGCAAAGTGGTTTGGTCTCAAAGTGCTTCTAATGTTGATTAGCTACCAAAATTCTGATTTGGTTCTGTTCTTCTGCTTAAATTAGGTCCAATCTTCAGCTTCAAATAAAGCATGAATATTCAAGGTTTAATATGCACTCCTTCAATAGTCTAAGCCAAACTATAATATGTCTTCTGCTGCATAAGACACACAAATAGCTTATTTTGCTTTAACAATTCCAAGTTTCAGGCTCAGTCAAACACACATTACAccatttattatttatcaaaaTTGATGAAAAAATTAGTTTGAGATATATTTTTATGGACCACTACATGTCTATATATCATTTACATGAGGAATAATGTGAGAATTGATGTCTCTTGTCAGCTGGCCTAGCCATCTTCACTGGCCTTCATTCAGATGATTACTTCTGTTACTTTCTTCAAACATATTTGACATCATATCTTTATAAGAACCGACATCAATACATGCTTTGTTGTGGAACTTGTGGTATATACTTTTTGTAAAAATTCAAAGGCAATTCAAATGCGCATTTCCATTCAAAGGAAAGCAAGCATAGCAGGCATAGGCTATGGTGGAATGTCTTGCCCGCCACTTCTTAATGGCTGAATGGTCTTATCTATTTGCAACCCTAATCCAACAAATCAAAGTATATCCAAAAAATGCTAATCGTCACGAAACTTTTTGAATGGCGATTTTCAAGTGTAATGTTGTATCATTGTGAGTTTTCAACTGTATCATTGTGAGTTTTCAACTTGTCTAAAGTTAAGAAGAAAGTTTCACTAATTTCGATCCTAACCTTTGTCAATTGAATTGATAATGATTGGAGTAGTTAAACAACTATATACATGTTAGCAATTCAAGATCATGTGGAAACTCTCTTATGTGTTACTATCTTATAGAGTTTTTGTCTCCATCACTTATCATATGTTTTTAATATTGACACAACATTCCACTTAGCATTATCATGTTACATTAGAGGATCCAAATGCACATGTGAAACAGACGCAAATGATAGGTGCGTGCTGCCATAAAAGCATATAAAGGAAAAGATTTTGCGGCCGTGATTACTTTTATGATTGTTAAAATAAAACCTCACAAAGTTGATTTTTAACGGATTTTCCTTTaatatttttgtgatttttaaaGCAAAATACGTATAAAAGTGTGAGTATGTGTGTCGCAAACGAAGAGTGGTACACATATCACTATAAACAAATTAGGATTAAAATTTGAAGCTTTcttgaatttgattttttttttctaggctAGTGACCAAAATTGGAGCTTGCCCGTTGGTGGTTATGGTGTAACCCGGTGAGATTTGGGAGAAGAGGCTTTCTCCAAAATTTGGTTTTAGTCCTTTAAGGTACACATATATCTTCCAAGTCTCCCCTACGATGTAACTAATGATGTTGGAGTGACACGTAAGTGCTTAATGGACATGTAAACAACTCAAGTTGCAGGAAGACAAAAATTAGGAATTTTAAAAGTTTTAGGAACCAAAATGCAACTTTGCTCCAACGAGAAACTAAATTCG
This window harbors:
- the LOC130711120 gene encoding probable LRR receptor-like serine/threonine-protein kinase At1g74360; amino-acid sequence: MSQQETQSCGGFLLLLSWILLSGTVFAGDSLDTDKQVLLKLKDYLDNRTLADQGVYINWNTTTSNPCEWQGIRCSRGSRVVGVYLSGSDITGEIFQSFSELTELTHLDLSQNTLFGGIPEDLRRCQKLVHLNLSHNILDGVLNLTGFTGLETLDLSMNRFQGELGLNFNFPAICGNLVTLNVSGNNLTGGVGDGFDQCHKLQYLDLSTNNLSGGMWMRFARLRQFSVAENHLTETVPSEAFPSNCSLELLDLSQNGFVGEAPKGVANCKNLTILNLSSNNFTGDIPIEMGSISGLKALYLGGNNFSRDIPETLVNLSNLVFLDLSRNRFGGDIQEIFGKFNQVSFLLLHSNSYTGGLRSSGILTLPKVERLDLSFNNFSGPLPAEISQMSSLKFLMLSHNQFNGSIPPEFGNMTHLQALDLSLNNLSGAIPPSLGNLNSLLWLMLADNSLTGGIPPELGNCSSLLWLNLANNRLTGKFPPELSQIGRNAMITFESNRQNDRITAGSGECLAMKRWIPADYPPFSFVYDILTRKNCRGLWDKLLKGYGIFPFCTPGSSFQTAQISGYVQLMGNQLSGEIPSEIGSMVNFSMLHLGYNNFSGKLPPQLGGIPLVVLNMTRNKFSGEIPSELGNMKCMQMLDLSFNNFSKTFPTSLNRLAQLNKFNISYNPFISGPVPSTGQFVTFDKYAYIGDPLLILPRFIENTTNNRNTTLQKDHKRQTKLSVFLVFVAITLVFMVVGLLTIVICVLVKSPSDEPGYLLKETAKEWHELTSSGSSSPWLSDTVKVIRLNKTVFTYDDILKATGSFSERRIIGKGGFGTVYRGVFPDGKEVAVKKLQREGLEGEKEFKAEMEVLSGDGFGWPHPNLVTLYGWCLNGSQKILVYEYIQGGSLEDLVTDRTRFSWKRRLQVATDVARALVYLHHECYPSIVHRDVKASNVLLEKDGKAKVTDFGLARVVDVGDSHVSTMVAGTVGYVAPEYGQTWQATTKGDVYSFGVLVMELATARRAVDGGEECLVEWARRVTRHGSSRRSVPVLLMGTGLVGGVEEMGELLRIGVKCTSEVPHARPNMKEVLAMLVKISNLRGDSSY